Proteins encoded together in one Olsenella timonensis window:
- a CDS encoding amino acid ABC transporter ATP-binding protein, translating to MTENNARAAGSSEPMVRIEGLRKSFGDLEVLRDINLDVMPGQVVTIIGASGSGKSTLLRCINLLETPDAGHVWFHGADLAAEHVDVNRLREKIGMVFQGFNLFNNMNVLDNCTLAPVTLKKMGKAEAERVALGHLDAVGLADFARADVNNLSGGQKQRVAIARALCMQPDLMLFDEPTSALDPEIVGEVLEVMRRLAAEGMTMVVVTHEMAFAKNVSDEVVFMDKGVIAEKGAPSKIFSAPEHPRTREFLARYLEG from the coding sequence ATGACAGAGAACAACGCCCGCGCCGCGGGCTCCTCCGAGCCGATGGTCCGCATCGAGGGGCTGCGCAAGTCCTTCGGCGACCTCGAGGTCCTGCGCGACATCAACCTCGACGTCATGCCCGGCCAGGTGGTCACGATCATCGGCGCCTCCGGGTCGGGCAAGTCCACGCTGCTGCGCTGCATCAACCTGCTCGAGACGCCCGACGCCGGGCACGTGTGGTTCCACGGGGCGGACCTCGCCGCCGAGCACGTCGACGTGAACCGCCTGCGCGAGAAGATCGGCATGGTCTTCCAGGGCTTCAACCTGTTCAACAACATGAACGTGCTCGACAACTGCACGCTCGCGCCCGTGACGCTCAAGAAGATGGGCAAGGCCGAGGCGGAGCGCGTGGCGCTCGGGCATCTCGACGCGGTGGGCCTCGCGGACTTCGCGCGCGCGGACGTCAACAACCTCTCCGGCGGCCAGAAGCAGCGCGTCGCCATCGCGCGCGCCCTGTGCATGCAGCCCGACCTCATGCTCTTCGACGAGCCCACCTCGGCGCTCGACCCGGAGATCGTGGGCGAGGTCCTCGAGGTCATGCGCCGGCTTGCGGCGGAGGGCATGACGATGGTCGTGGTCACGCACGAGATGGCCTTCGCCAAGAACGTCTCCGACGAGGTCGTCTTCATGGACAAGGGCGTCATCGCCGAGAAGGGCGCGCCCTCCAAGATCTTCTCCGCGCCGGAGCACCCGCGCACCCGCGAGTTCCTCGCCCGCTACCTCGAGGGGTGA
- a CDS encoding nucleotidyltransferase domain-containing protein: MDKGYAAGITGIARLDEAIARIVGAAVADGLCEAALLRGSIARGDADEFSDIDLYLVVSPQNRDAVLGRREKYLAAYGDVVFVEDVDFGLPQKVAIFSDALHVDLYVAEPQQVGSLDPVVAVYDPAGRFGSVSPARPDVTDEELCRHFSSVLYCLVEASSAYGRRNNAWAAKIMSDAVGELSVLVRSLYDRCYAFLGLKKLNEVVPAEDYRLFEDVYACVGRGDFPEAARTVLNVLDAFLANADEGLAPHLDARFLAWAKRSLGTLLFAERRNVLVADVPITSPRTYEEFRASLEDGAVIGTAFVEVDDEAPRIPWWPDHKIVPGTKTPAELRAWLEEHLDLEPEPLEGVSQARLWAMRHNIETSLGIDGSNLEFVAYRILPTERNAPYLEDVPQNCVGEPEPAIALMELRTGFVDLQCPRLFHEYVVARGVSQEDLTEKTVNLQDYLFHLRSLEDPGWK, translated from the coding sequence TTGGACAAGGGGTACGCGGCAGGCATCACGGGCATCGCGCGCCTTGACGAGGCAATCGCGCGCATCGTTGGCGCGGCGGTCGCCGACGGTCTGTGCGAGGCGGCTCTCCTCAGGGGCTCGATCGCCCGCGGAGACGCGGACGAGTTCTCCGACATCGACCTCTATCTCGTCGTCTCCCCCCAGAACCGCGACGCCGTGCTGGGGCGGCGCGAGAAGTACCTCGCCGCGTACGGCGACGTCGTGTTCGTCGAGGACGTCGACTTTGGCCTGCCGCAGAAGGTGGCCATCTTCTCCGACGCCCTCCACGTGGACCTCTACGTTGCCGAGCCCCAGCAGGTTGGCAGCCTTGACCCCGTCGTTGCGGTATACGACCCGGCGGGCCGCTTCGGGAGCGTGTCGCCTGCTCGCCCGGACGTGACGGACGAGGAGCTCTGCCGGCACTTCTCGTCCGTGCTCTACTGTCTCGTCGAGGCGAGTTCCGCCTATGGCCGCAGGAACAACGCCTGGGCGGCAAAGATCATGAGCGACGCGGTGGGGGAGCTCTCCGTGCTGGTGCGCAGCCTCTATGACCGGTGCTACGCGTTTCTTGGCCTGAAGAAGCTCAACGAGGTGGTTCCTGCGGAGGACTACCGGCTGTTTGAGGATGTCTATGCCTGCGTGGGGCGCGGTGACTTCCCGGAGGCGGCCCGGACCGTCCTCAATGTTCTCGACGCGTTTCTTGCCAACGCGGACGAAGGCCTTGCGCCCCATCTGGACGCGCGCTTTCTCGCGTGGGCCAAGCGGAGCCTGGGCACCCTGCTCTTTGCGGAGCGCAGGAACGTGCTGGTGGCGGACGTGCCCATCACGAGCCCGCGCACGTACGAGGAGTTCCGCGCGTCGCTCGAGGACGGGGCCGTCATCGGAACCGCCTTTGTCGAGGTCGACGACGAGGCGCCGCGCATTCCCTGGTGGCCCGACCACAAGATCGTGCCCGGCACCAAGACGCCTGCGGAGCTGCGCGCCTGGCTCGAGGAGCATCTCGACCTAGAGCCGGAGCCGCTGGAGGGCGTCTCGCAGGCCCGTCTTTGGGCCATGCGCCACAACATCGAGACCAGCCTCGGAATCGACGGCTCAAACCTGGAGTTTGTTGCCTACCGCATCCTGCCCACGGAGCGCAACGCGCCCTATCTGGAGGACGTGCCGCAAAACTGTGTCGGCGAGCCAGAGCCCGCGATCGCCCTCATGGAGCTTAGAACGGGCTTCGTCGACCTTCAGTGCCCCCGCCTCTTCCACGAGTACGTCGTCGCGCGCGGCGTCAGCCAGGAGGACCTCACGGAGAAGACCGTGAACCTCCAGGACTACCTCTTCCACCTCCGCAGCCTCGAGGACCCCGGCTGGAAGTAA
- a CDS encoding amino acid ABC transporter permease, which translates to MTRLRDFLTRDHRYVLLGTSVAALVGMLLSSSPRPEMSFLARAFTVELVMYYVLVAWLVLSAVALVFKLARWKDYARTAPFVRPAARRALRYASYVIWAIALVLFVDRVVMGVASAWSVAVAAASLPEPRRPEPMLESMCYILYQGRDTFFTGLVTTVELAVFGTAIAFFLALLLVFARIQTIDRPDNDFVRFWKVVGSGFAKVYSTVVRGTPMMVQAMIIYFGIFGLFRLTSLTTTQINGIWTTFAAGLVTITLNSTAYMMEVLRGGIESVDKGQTEAARSLGLSQWQAMRKVVFPQGIKYAIPGLSNELVINIKDSSVLSVIGTFDLMFATTTVAGIYYQQFQTALISTVAYLILTMVATWLLGRFARRFDVKVESVGSTSDAPVKVEG; encoded by the coding sequence ATGACAAGATTGCGTGACTTTCTGACGCGCGACCACCGCTACGTCCTTCTCGGAACGAGCGTCGCGGCGCTGGTCGGCATGCTGCTCTCCAGTTCGCCGCGTCCGGAGATGAGCTTCCTCGCACGGGCGTTCACCGTCGAGCTCGTCATGTACTACGTGCTCGTCGCCTGGCTCGTCCTGAGCGCCGTCGCGCTCGTGTTCAAGCTCGCGCGCTGGAAGGACTACGCGCGGACCGCGCCGTTCGTCAGGCCGGCCGCGCGCCGGGCGCTGCGCTACGCGTCCTACGTCATCTGGGCGATCGCCCTGGTGCTCTTCGTGGACCGCGTGGTCATGGGCGTGGCGTCTGCGTGGAGCGTTGCCGTGGCGGCGGCGTCCCTGCCCGAGCCCCGGCGTCCCGAGCCCATGCTGGAGAGCATGTGCTACATCCTCTACCAGGGGCGCGACACGTTCTTCACGGGTCTCGTCACCACCGTCGAGCTGGCCGTCTTTGGCACGGCGATCGCGTTTTTCCTGGCGCTGCTGCTCGTCTTCGCCCGCATCCAGACCATCGACCGGCCCGACAACGACTTCGTGCGCTTCTGGAAGGTCGTGGGCTCGGGCTTCGCCAAGGTCTACTCGACCGTGGTCCGCGGCACGCCGATGATGGTGCAGGCCATGATCATCTACTTCGGCATCTTCGGCCTCTTCCGCCTGACGAGCCTCACCACCACGCAGATCAACGGCATCTGGACGACGTTCGCCGCGGGCCTCGTGACGATCACGCTCAACTCCACCGCCTACATGATGGAGGTGCTGCGCGGCGGCATCGAGTCGGTCGACAAGGGCCAGACGGAGGCGGCGCGCTCGCTCGGGCTCTCTCAGTGGCAGGCCATGCGCAAGGTGGTCTTCCCGCAGGGCATCAAGTACGCGATCCCCGGCCTCTCCAACGAGCTCGTCATCAACATCAAGGACTCCTCGGTGCTCTCCGTGATCGGCACGTTCGACCTCATGTTCGCCACTACCACCGTGGCCGGCATCTACTACCAGCAGTTCCAGACGGCCCTCATCTCCACGGTGGCCTACCTCATCCTCACGATGGTGGCAACGTGGCTGCTCGGCCGGTTCGCGCGCCGCTTTGACGTCAAGGTCGAGTCCGTGGGCAGCACCTCGGACGCGCCCGTGAAGGTGGAGGGGTAA
- a CDS encoding pyridoxamine 5'-phosphate oxidase family protein — MFREMRRKRQALSAEECEAVLKRGSSGVLAVLGDGGHPYAVPLSYVYANGRLYFHCAKAGHKLDAIAREPRVSFCVVDQDRVVPEEYTTYFRSVIVFGRASVVEDDAGRRAAAELLAQKYCPEESAEDVAAGIDRFWRALCILELVPEHVSGKEAIELTRQRG; from the coding sequence ATGTTTCGTGAGATGAGACGCAAGAGGCAGGCGCTGTCGGCAGAGGAGTGCGAGGCGGTGCTTAAGCGGGGCAGCTCGGGCGTGCTCGCGGTTCTCGGCGATGGCGGGCACCCGTATGCGGTGCCGCTCAGCTACGTCTACGCAAACGGGAGGCTGTACTTTCACTGCGCGAAGGCGGGGCACAAGCTCGACGCCATCGCGCGCGAGCCCCGCGTCTCGTTTTGCGTGGTGGACCAGGACCGCGTGGTGCCCGAGGAGTACACGACCTACTTCCGCAGCGTGATCGTCTTTGGGCGGGCGAGCGTGGTCGAGGACGACGCCGGGCGGCGCGCCGCGGCGGAGCTCCTGGCCCAGAAGTACTGCCCCGAGGAGAGCGCCGAGGACGTTGCGGCAGGGATCGACCGCTTCTGGCGCGCGCTCTGCATCCTCGAGCTGGTGCCGGAGCACGTAAGCGGCAAGGAGGCCATCGAGCTCACCCGGCAGCGCGGCTGA
- a CDS encoding helix-turn-helix domain-containing protein, with product MDEKNETLGRRIARLRLEHSMTQERLAGELGVTPQAVSKWENDLSAPDISLLPALAKTFGVSVDQLLGVAPIVRAVVPAQAAAPAEPGAAFEPEPEPAPRPDRDVRPHTLHIQLHDGDDGNDVNINVPLGLADMVLGASRKAPGAINLNLGDAGVDLDLVSEAIKRGERGTLLDIDDGDGDHVTITLE from the coding sequence ATGGACGAGAAGAACGAGACGCTGGGACGGCGCATCGCGCGGCTGCGCCTGGAGCACAGCATGACGCAGGAGCGGCTCGCCGGCGAGCTGGGCGTGACGCCGCAGGCGGTGAGCAAGTGGGAGAACGACCTCAGCGCGCCCGACATCTCGCTACTGCCGGCGCTCGCCAAGACGTTTGGCGTGAGCGTGGACCAGCTTTTGGGCGTGGCGCCCATCGTGCGCGCCGTCGTGCCGGCACAGGCGGCGGCTCCCGCGGAGCCTGGCGCCGCGTTCGAGCCGGAGCCGGAGCCCGCGCCGCGCCCTGACCGCGACGTCCGCCCGCACACCCTGCACATCCAGCTGCATGATGGCGACGACGGGAATGACGTCAACATCAACGTCCCCTTGGGCCTGGCGGACATGGTGCTGGGCGCTAGCAGGAAGGCTCCCGGCGCCATCAACCTAAACCTTGGCGATGCCGGCGTTGACCTGGACCTTGTCTCCGAGGCGATCAAGCGCGGCGAGAGGGGCACGCTGCTGGACATCGACGACGGCGACGGCGACCACGTGACCATCACGCTGGAGTAG
- a CDS encoding NAD(+) synthase: MRDGFVKVAAVTPEVRVADVAFNVEACVAAAREAAEKDGAAVIVLPELALTGYTCEDLFWQDALIRAADAGLADFAARTADLDALLLAGVPVRANGKLYNCAAFVSHGAILGVVPKTHIPTYNEFYEGRHFVPGPVDPVTASVGGEKDVLFGTNLLFSCLELPELVVAAEICEDLWVAAPPSIAHAQAGATLICNLSASNALVGKADYRRALVTGQSARLLCGYVYASAGTGESTQDLVFSGHDLVAENGRLLAEGKPFGGGRAVSEVDVRFLAAERTRMSTFECATAAEEMGYVSVPFSLGADAVSREIPLTRWVDPHPFVPSDPARRAERCEDVIAIQAHGLAKRLAHTHSRRAVIGLSGGLDSTLALLVTVRAFDLLGLPRDGVIAVTMPGFGTTDRTYNNACELACTVGAELREIDIAASVRQHFSDIGHDESVHDVTYENSQARERTQILMDVANQEGGLVIGTGDLSELALGWATYNGDHMSMYAVNASVPKTLVRHLVRYVADTCGDAAESEVLLDVLDTPVSPELLPATGDGKIAQKTEDLVGPYELHDFFLYEVLRRGTNPSKVYRLARYALGEKYDDTTILSWIKVFYRRYFAQQFKRSCLPDGPKVGSAAVSPRGDLRMPSDACSTLWLAELEAL; this comes from the coding sequence ATGAGGGACGGGTTCGTCAAGGTCGCGGCGGTGACGCCGGAGGTTCGCGTTGCGGACGTGGCCTTCAACGTGGAGGCCTGTGTGGCCGCGGCGCGTGAGGCGGCCGAGAAGGACGGCGCCGCCGTCATCGTCCTTCCCGAGCTTGCGCTCACGGGCTACACCTGCGAGGACCTCTTCTGGCAGGACGCGCTCATTCGTGCCGCCGATGCCGGTCTTGCAGACTTTGCGGCCCGCACGGCGGACCTCGACGCCTTGCTGCTCGCGGGCGTGCCCGTGCGCGCCAATGGCAAGCTCTACAACTGCGCCGCGTTCGTCTCGCACGGTGCCATCCTCGGCGTCGTCCCCAAGACCCACATCCCCACCTACAACGAGTTTTATGAGGGGCGCCACTTTGTCCCCGGCCCGGTCGATCCCGTCACCGCCTCCGTGGGCGGCGAGAAGGACGTGCTCTTTGGCACCAACCTGCTCTTCTCGTGCCTGGAGCTTCCCGAACTTGTGGTCGCGGCGGAAATATGTGAGGACCTCTGGGTCGCTGCGCCGCCCTCGATTGCTCACGCGCAGGCGGGCGCCACACTGATCTGCAACCTCAGCGCGTCCAACGCGCTCGTGGGCAAGGCCGACTATCGCCGCGCCCTTGTCACCGGCCAGAGCGCGCGCCTGCTCTGCGGCTACGTCTACGCCAGCGCCGGCACCGGCGAGTCCACGCAGGACCTCGTCTTCTCCGGACACGACCTCGTGGCCGAGAATGGTCGTCTACTCGCGGAGGGCAAGCCCTTCGGCGGCGGTCGCGCCGTCTCTGAGGTGGACGTTCGCTTCCTCGCGGCCGAGCGCACGCGCATGTCCACCTTCGAGTGCGCGACCGCGGCCGAGGAGATGGGCTACGTGAGCGTGCCCTTCTCGCTGGGCGCGGATGCCGTCTCCCGCGAGATCCCGCTCACGCGCTGGGTGGACCCGCATCCCTTTGTGCCGTCCGACCCCGCCCGTCGTGCGGAGCGCTGTGAGGACGTCATTGCCATCCAGGCGCACGGCCTCGCCAAGCGCCTCGCGCACACGCACTCGCGCCGTGCGGTCATCGGCCTCTCGGGCGGCTTGGATTCCACGCTCGCCCTGCTCGTGACCGTGCGTGCCTTCGACCTGCTGGGACTTCCGCGCGACGGCGTCATCGCGGTGACCATGCCCGGCTTCGGCACCACGGACCGCACCTACAACAATGCTTGCGAGCTCGCCTGTACCGTGGGCGCCGAGCTGCGCGAGATCGACATCGCCGCCTCGGTGCGCCAGCACTTCTCCGACATCGGCCACGACGAGTCCGTCCACGACGTCACCTACGAGAACTCCCAGGCGCGCGAGCGCACGCAGATCCTCATGGACGTGGCCAACCAGGAGGGCGGCCTCGTGATCGGCACCGGCGACCTCTCCGAGCTGGCGCTCGGCTGGGCCACCTACAACGGCGACCACATGTCCATGTACGCCGTCAACGCGAGCGTGCCCAAGACGCTGGTGCGCCACCTCGTGCGCTACGTGGCGGACACCTGCGGAGACGCTGCGGAGTCCGAGGTTCTTCTCGACGTTTTGGACACGCCGGTCTCGCCGGAGCTCCTGCCCGCCACGGGGGATGGCAAGATCGCCCAGAAGACCGAGGACCTTGTGGGTCCCTACGAGCTCCACGACTTCTTCCTCTACGAGGTCCTGCGCCGCGGCACCAACCCGTCCAAGGTCTACCGTCTCGCCCGCTATGCCCTGGGCGAGAAGTACGACGACACCACGATCCTCTCCTGGATCAAGGTCTTCTATCGCCGCTACTTTGCCCAGCAGTTCAAGCGCAGCTGCCTGCCTGACGGCCCCAAGGTGGGATCGGCTGCCGTGAGCCCGCGCGGCGACCTGCGCATGCCGTCGGACGCCTGCTCGACGCTCTGGCTCGCCGAGCTCGAGGCGCTGTGA
- the gltA gene encoding NADPH-dependent glutamate synthase — protein sequence MPQVNGRFVPDMKSPRTPDNEEPAAERACDFRPVDKGFTKEMALAEAERCMDCKKPFCVDGCPVNINIPKFIEKIREEKFGEALDIIREDSMLPAICGRVCPQENQCEGKCIRGKKGEPVAIGQLERFLGDMPELASKPKMAPKNGKKVAVVGSGPSGITCAGELARNGFDVTVFEAFFTGGGVLVYGIPEFRLPKAVVKREIDGLEELGVKFEYNSVVGRITDAEELFEMGFDAIYIATGAGLPKFLNVPGENLPNVFFANEYLTRVNLMKANKFPEYDTPTKHGKNVVVFGGGNVAMDAVRTAKRLGAERAIIAYRRTEAEMPARRAELHHAKAEGVEVMPLVAPLEFVKGEDGCVCAVRVQKMELGEPDESGRRRPVPIEGAIEEIPCDVAISAIGTNANPFAKMIGDIKLNKWGYIIADEDGRTSDPRIWAGGDIVTGAATVILAMGAGKTAAASITKALVG from the coding sequence ATGCCACAGGTAAACGGTCGCTTTGTTCCGGACATGAAGTCCCCGCGCACGCCGGACAACGAGGAGCCGGCCGCCGAGCGCGCCTGCGACTTCCGCCCCGTTGACAAGGGCTTCACCAAGGAGATGGCGCTGGCCGAGGCCGAGCGCTGCATGGACTGCAAGAAGCCGTTCTGCGTTGACGGCTGCCCCGTTAACATCAACATCCCCAAGTTCATCGAGAAGATCCGCGAGGAGAAGTTCGGCGAGGCACTGGACATCATCCGCGAGGACTCGATGCTGCCCGCCATCTGCGGCCGCGTGTGCCCGCAGGAGAACCAGTGCGAGGGCAAGTGCATCCGCGGCAAGAAGGGCGAGCCGGTGGCCATCGGCCAGCTGGAGCGCTTCCTGGGCGACATGCCCGAGCTTGCCTCCAAGCCCAAGATGGCCCCCAAGAACGGCAAGAAGGTCGCCGTGGTGGGCTCCGGCCCGTCCGGCATCACCTGCGCCGGCGAGCTGGCCAGGAACGGCTTTGACGTCACCGTCTTCGAGGCCTTCTTCACCGGCGGCGGCGTGCTCGTCTACGGCATCCCCGAGTTCCGTCTGCCCAAGGCCGTCGTCAAGCGTGAGATCGACGGCCTGGAGGAGCTGGGCGTCAAGTTTGAGTACAACTCGGTCGTGGGCCGCATCACGGACGCCGAGGAGCTCTTTGAGATGGGCTTCGACGCCATCTACATTGCCACGGGCGCGGGCCTGCCCAAGTTCCTCAACGTCCCCGGCGAGAACCTCCCCAACGTCTTCTTCGCCAACGAGTACCTCACGCGCGTGAACCTCATGAAGGCGAACAAGTTCCCCGAGTACGACACCCCCACCAAGCACGGCAAGAACGTCGTGGTCTTTGGCGGCGGCAACGTTGCCATGGACGCGGTGCGCACCGCCAAGCGCCTCGGCGCCGAGCGCGCGATCATCGCCTACCGCCGCACCGAGGCCGAGATGCCGGCCCGTCGCGCGGAGCTCCACCACGCCAAGGCCGAGGGCGTCGAGGTCATGCCGCTCGTGGCGCCGCTCGAGTTCGTGAAGGGCGAGGACGGCTGCGTCTGCGCCGTGCGCGTGCAGAAGATGGAGCTCGGCGAGCCCGACGAGTCCGGCCGCCGTCGCCCGGTGCCCATCGAGGGCGCCATCGAGGAGATCCCCTGCGACGTGGCCATCTCCGCCATCGGCACCAACGCCAACCCGTTTGCCAAGATGATCGGCGACATCAAGCTCAACAAGTGGGGCTACATCATCGCCGACGAGGACGGCCGCACCTCCGACCCGCGCATCTGGGCAGGCGGCGACATCGTCACCGGCGCGGCCACGGTCATCCTGGCCATGGGCGCCGGCAAGACCGCTGCGGCAAGCATCACCAAGGCGCTCGTCGGGTAG
- a CDS encoding transposase: MPRAPRATAESGFYHVILRGNGRQIIFEDDADRRAFLELLVKRAEDAGIHVLAWCLMENHVHLVLEDPAQALSEMMQRLSGGYAQRFNRKSGRVGHVFENRFKSCPIENEAYLLQAIRYVHDNPENAGICPAAEYPWSSYREYVGSSEIANTSLVLDMLGGAEGFAAYSQPEQRRTYRFDRRARVPEDEMGDVARLALGELPAHEVKALPKAERDQRLLDLRDVGLSVKQIERLTGIGTCTISRVTNKLRRMRVDQAE; encoded by the coding sequence ATGCCGCGAGCGCCAAGGGCAACTGCTGAGTCGGGCTTCTACCACGTGATTCTGCGCGGAAACGGTAGGCAGATAATCTTTGAGGACGATGCCGATCGCCGTGCTTTTCTCGAGCTCCTTGTAAAGAGGGCGGAAGACGCCGGAATCCACGTTCTGGCGTGGTGCCTTATGGAGAACCACGTGCACCTTGTGCTGGAGGACCCGGCGCAGGCGCTGAGCGAGATGATGCAGAGACTCTCCGGCGGCTACGCGCAGCGATTCAACCGTAAGTCGGGGAGGGTGGGCCACGTCTTTGAAAACCGGTTCAAAAGCTGCCCGATCGAGAACGAGGCATACCTGCTCCAGGCCATCCGTTACGTCCACGACAATCCGGAAAACGCCGGGATTTGCCCGGCGGCAGAGTACCCATGGAGCAGCTACCGCGAGTACGTGGGATCCTCGGAGATTGCCAATACATCCCTTGTCTTGGACATGCTTGGCGGAGCCGAAGGGTTTGCTGCCTACAGCCAGCCCGAGCAGAGGCGTACATACCGCTTTGATCGCCGCGCTCGGGTTCCCGAGGACGAGATGGGCGATGTTGCGCGCCTTGCCCTGGGCGAGCTGCCTGCCCATGAGGTGAAGGCGCTCCCCAAGGCGGAGCGCGACCAGAGACTTTTAGATCTTCGGGACGTCGGCCTGTCCGTTAAGCAAATCGAGCGACTGACTGGAATTGGAACCTGCACAATTTCGCGCGTAACAAATAAACTGAGAAGAATGAGGGTCGATCAAGCAGAGTGA
- the groES gene encoding co-chaperone GroES: MTLKPLGDRVLVKPAPKEEKTSTGLYISSGAQEKPQRGQVVAVGAGKMNDKGERIAIDVKVGDEVYYGKFGGNEVKIDGEDFLLLRADDIYAVIED, encoded by the coding sequence ATGACTCTCAAGCCGCTTGGTGACCGCGTTCTCGTGAAGCCCGCCCCCAAGGAGGAGAAGACCTCTACCGGTCTCTACATCTCCAGCGGAGCGCAGGAGAAGCCGCAGCGCGGCCAGGTCGTCGCCGTGGGTGCCGGCAAGATGAACGACAAGGGCGAGCGCATCGCCATCGACGTCAAGGTCGGGGACGAGGTCTACTACGGCAAGTTCGGCGGCAACGAGGTGAAGATCGACGGCGAGGACTTCCTGCTCCTGCGCGCCGACGACATCTACGCCGTCATCGAGGACTAG
- the groL gene encoding chaperonin GroEL (60 kDa chaperone family; promotes refolding of misfolded polypeptides especially under stressful conditions; forms two stacked rings of heptamers to form a barrel-shaped 14mer; ends can be capped by GroES; misfolded proteins enter the barrel where they are refolded when GroES binds), whose translation MAKDILFGTDARAKLAKGVNTLADAVTTTMGPKGRYVALQRSYGAPTITNDGVSVAKEIELKDPIENMGAQLVKEVATKTNDAVGDGTTTATLLAQVIVNEGLRNVAAGANPIAIRRGVDKAVNAIVEEMRANAQEVSTKKQIASVGTISASDPEIGAKISDAMEVVGKDGVITVEESQTFGIDIDTVEGMQFDKGYISPYFSTNNETMTAELDSPYILMTDQKVSNIQDILPILEAVQKQGAPLLIIAEDVDGEALATLILNKLRGVLNVCAVKAPGYGDRRKRMLEDIAVLTGGQVAMKELGVQLTDVTAEMLGRAKSVKISKDDTTIVGGAGSKEAIDERIAQIKAEYEVTTSDFDKEKLQERLAKLAGGVAVIKVGAATEVELKEIKHRIEDALQATRAAVEEGIVAGGGVAFLAATKALDAVETADADEKIGVEIIRKALEAPVKTIANNAGFEGSVVAEKIKGLPAGQGLDSATGQYGDMIEMGVLDPVKVARVTLQNAASVASLILITEATVSDEPKNTTIEEAISAAAAQGGQGGMY comes from the coding sequence ATGGCTAAGGACATTCTTTTCGGCACCGACGCTCGTGCCAAGCTCGCCAAGGGCGTGAACACCCTTGCCGACGCCGTGACCACCACCATGGGCCCCAAGGGCCGCTACGTGGCCCTGCAGCGCAGCTACGGCGCCCCCACCATCACCAACGACGGCGTCTCCGTGGCCAAGGAGATCGAGCTCAAGGACCCCATCGAGAACATGGGCGCCCAGCTCGTGAAGGAGGTCGCCACCAAGACCAACGACGCCGTGGGTGACGGCACCACCACCGCCACGCTCCTCGCCCAGGTCATCGTCAACGAGGGCCTCCGCAACGTGGCCGCCGGCGCCAACCCCATCGCCATCCGTCGCGGCGTTGACAAGGCCGTGAACGCCATCGTCGAGGAGATGCGCGCCAACGCGCAGGAGGTCTCCACCAAGAAGCAGATTGCGTCCGTCGGCACCATCTCCGCCTCCGACCCCGAGATCGGCGCCAAGATCTCCGACGCCATGGAGGTCGTGGGCAAGGACGGCGTCATCACCGTCGAGGAGTCCCAGACCTTCGGCATCGACATCGACACCGTCGAGGGCATGCAGTTCGACAAGGGCTACATCTCCCCGTACTTCTCGACCAACAACGAGACCATGACGGCCGAGCTCGACTCCCCCTACATCCTCATGACCGACCAGAAGGTCTCCAACATCCAGGACATCCTTCCGATCCTCGAGGCCGTCCAGAAGCAGGGCGCGCCGCTGCTCATCATCGCCGAGGACGTTGACGGCGAGGCCCTGGCCACGCTCATCCTCAACAAGCTCCGCGGCGTCCTCAACGTCTGCGCCGTCAAGGCCCCCGGCTACGGCGACCGCCGCAAGCGCATGCTCGAGGACATCGCCGTGCTGACTGGCGGCCAGGTGGCCATGAAGGAGCTCGGTGTCCAGCTCACCGACGTCACCGCCGAGATGCTCGGCCGCGCCAAGTCCGTCAAGATCTCCAAGGACGACACCACCATCGTGGGCGGCGCCGGCTCCAAGGAGGCCATCGACGAGCGCATCGCGCAGATCAAGGCCGAGTACGAGGTGACCACCTCCGACTTCGACAAGGAGAAGCTCCAGGAGCGCCTTGCCAAGCTCGCCGGCGGCGTGGCCGTCATCAAGGTGGGCGCGGCCACCGAGGTCGAGCTCAAGGAGATCAAGCACCGCATCGAGGACGCCCTGCAGGCGACCCGCGCGGCCGTGGAGGAGGGCATCGTCGCCGGCGGCGGCGTGGCGTTCCTCGCTGCCACCAAGGCGCTCGACGCCGTCGAGACCGCCGACGCGGACGAGAAGATCGGCGTGGAGATCATCCGCAAGGCCCTCGAGGCGCCCGTGAAGACCATCGCCAACAACGCTGGCTTCGAGGGCTCCGTCGTGGCCGAGAAGATCAAGGGCCTGCCCGCCGGCCAGGGCCTCGACTCCGCCACCGGCCAGTACGGCGACATGATCGAGATGGGCGTGCTCGACCCGGTCAAGGTTGCCCGCGTGACCCTGCAGAACGCTGCCTCCGTGGCGTCGCTCATCCTCATCACCGAGGCCACCGTCTCCGACGAGCCCAAGAACACCACCATCGAGGAGGCCATCTCCGCGGCGGCTGCCCAGGGCGGCCAGGGCGGCATGTACTAG